The sequence CGGTCCGAGCGACTGGACCTGGGCGATCTGCAATCCACCCAGGACTACCGGCCCAAGCGCACCTACGGCCGGTCGAAGCTGGCGCAGATGTGCTTCGGCTTCGAGCTCGATCGCCGCCTGCGGGACGTCGGCAGCACGGTGCTCAGCGTGGTGGCCCACCCCGGCGGCGCACTGGACTCTCTCACCCCGTCCCGCCCGCCGGTACGCCTGACCACCCCCGTCGAGCGACTGCGCGCTCTGCCCGCAGGGCTCTTGGTACAGGGCAAGGATGCCGGAGCATGGCCCGTCGTCCGCGCAGTCCTCGACCCGGGCGTAGAGGGAGGACAGCTGTGGGGGCCGAGGATCTTCGGCCTGCGTGGCACCCCACGACGCGAGCCCGTCCCCTCCCACATGGCCGATCCAGCCGTCGCCGCCCGCCTGTGGTCCGCCAGCAGCGAGCTGACCGGCACCGATCCACACCTCGGCTTCCGGTAGAGGCGGAGCCCTCGGCTTCCGGTAGTCACAGAGCTGCGCCTGGGGCAGTCATCCTGGGGCCGGCCGCCCCGGCTGCCCTGCTTCTACCGGTTGGCGGCCTGGACCTTCTTCTCCGAGATGAAGTCCCGGGTGGCGGCGGACGAGTCGGCCTGTACGCCGGGGACAATCGATGCTTTCGCCGGAAAGCGTTGTGACCTGTGCATACGCCGCGTCGGGGCCGCTGCGATGCACATCGCGTGCACGATCACACGTAGCTGCTGGAGACACCGGCACGTGGGCGGGTTCCAGAGAACCCACGTCCGTGGAGGCGGTCCGCAGCGGTCACGATCCCGGGCTCTTCCAGCCACTCCTTGGTCGCGACGACCGTTGCGACCAAGCCCGCGTCGGTCCTCAGCCGCATGCCTCGACCGACCATTCCGGTGGGGCGTCGCTGATGCAGATCGCTTGGCGCCAACCGACGGTGACCACGTCCCCCGCACACCAGAAAATGGCAAGGGTCGGTAGCGGCGCATGGCGCCTGGATGTGGGAGAAGTCGATGGGCAGGTGCTCAGGCACGTGCACGCCCTGTCAGCAGAACTGAGCTTGTTCCGCTTTGACGGACACCATTGGTGTGGTGGTCAGGCTGCGAGTGCGGTCTCATATTCGGCGGGACTGCGGTAGCCGAGGCTGCTGTGTAGTCGGTGCAAGTTGTACCAGCCCTCGATGAAATCAAAGATCGCGGTGCGGGCGGCGGCCCGGCTGGGCCAGGCGGCAGTGCCGAGCAACTCTCGCTTGATGGTGGCGAAGAACGACTCGGCGAGCGCGTTGTCCCAGCACTGGCCGGTGCGGCCGACCGACAGCCGGATGCCGAACTGGTCAGCCAGGGAGGCGAATTGCTGACTGGTGTACTGGCACCCGCGATCGGAGTGGAAGATCACCGGACGGGTGGGGCGACGCTGCCGGCAGGCGGCCTTGAGAGCATCGGCGACCAGATCGGTCCGCAGGTGATCGGCTGTCGCCCAGCCCACCACCCGGCGCGAGGCGATGTCGATGACAGTGGCCAGGTAGAGCCAGCCCTCCTCGGTCGGGATGTACGTGATGTCGCCGCACCAGCGAGCGTCGAGGGCCGCTGCGTCGGGCCGGAAGTCCCGGACAACGAGGTCGGGCCGCACGGCAGCTCGTGGATCGGGGATCGTGGTCGGGTGCCGCCGTCTGCGGTGCCGGCCCTGCAGCCCGGCGGCCCGCATCAGCCGGGCGACGCGGCGACGGCCGCATCTGGAGCCCTCACGCTTCAGTGCGGCGTGGATGCGTGGGGAGCCGTAGGTGCCGCGCGAGTGCTCATGGACTTGCGTGATCTGTTCGGTCAGCTCGGCGTCGCGGGCTGCCCGCGGGCCGGGAGTACCGGTGCGGCGGGCGTAGAAGGCGGTTCTGGAGACCCTCAGCAGTTCACACGCTCGTTTGACGTTGTGGCCGCTCTGCTTCTCCGCCTCGATGAACGGGTGCACCGTCACCGGGTCTCCTTCGCGAAGAAAGCCGTGGCTCGCTTGAGGATGTCGACGTCCTCGCGCAGTCGGCGGTTCTCTCGCCGCAGCGCGGCCAGTTCCTCGCGTTCGCTGCTGGTCAGGCCTTCGCGCTCGCCCGCGTCGACCTCGGCCTGGCTGACCCACAGCCGTACTGCCGTCTCGGTCAGATCGAAGTCCTTGGCGATCTGACCGGCCGAGCGGTCACCGCGCCGGCACAGCTCGACGATCTCCGCCTTGAACTCCGGCGTGAACGAACGGCGAGGGCGAGGCTTCTTCTTCCCCATGCTCTCCATGATGGACATCCTCCCGGGGCAGAACCCCTGATCTCTGATGTCCGTCAAAGCGGATCAAGCCCACATAGCGATCGGTCGCCCCGGAACAGCCCCTGGGGCGACCGATTCATTCCCCCTTGCACGGACATCAGCGGCCGCTCCCCTTGCCAGTTCGCCCACGGCAGACGCATACCGCCGGACAGGACTGGAGACCCCCTCCCAGACCATGCCAACGTACGGATGCCGCGAAAAACCGCAGGTCAACGAAGGGATTGTTGCTCGTGACGCTTACCGCCACCGCGCCGACCAACTCCCGGCGAGATCCACGCCGCCGCCGAAGGGACCTGCCGTAGTGCGCGAGCTACTGCGGTTCGACGCAGAGGACTGACCAGTCCACTGCACGCTTCACCCCATGCCCATCCCCGCTCGCTCTTCCTCCAGGAGGCCGTCTTGTCGCACAAGATCACCGTCCGCCAACTGATCCACCAGCTCCAGACCGTCGACCCCGACCTGCCTGCCTATCTCGCCATCAACCCCGACTGGCCCCACGCCCACTACATCGACCGCATCGTCGAAGCCCCCGGGCCGAACGGTGCCGTGTACCTCGCCGAGAACGGCCAGGAGGGCGTACTGCCTCCCCAGGTCCGCACCGAGCTGGACTGGGCGGACGTGTGACCCACCGAGCCCCTGCACACCTCTCAGCGGAGGCGATCGGCCCGAGCCCGTACGTCGCCCTGAACGATCAGGTCCGGCACCCCATGCCCGCGTCGGTGCGCGGTGCTCTCCTGTACTCCGTCCCCTCACGACCGACCGAACCGATCTGCGCTGCGTGGGACACCGCCCCGGAACCCGAACCGCTCCGGCCCGGCGCCATCTTGCTGAGTTGGAAGCCACGCCATGGCGGCGGCATGGACGTCACCGCCCGCCTCGGCCTGGCCGCAACCACCGTCATCCTCGCCACCTGGCCCAGCCTCCACGGCGACTGGACCCTCATCGTCCACCCCACGCTGTACGAGGTCACTGGTCTTCACGCCGCGCTGACCGTGGCCACCGACGCCTTGCACCTCGCCAACCACCTGGCCTCTTCCTGACGGCCATCCACTCCGACCACAGAGGGCTGCCCCACGCCGGGGGCAGCCCTCGTCCGCTGACGATGGCGCTCGTCGCAACGGCCCCGCTATGGCGCGCAGCCCGCAAGAGCACGCTGGGGACCATGACTATTCGGGTCTGTGCTGGGCCAGGTAGCTGCCGGCCAGCGTTCCGTCGTACCCCGCAGCCTGAGCTGCGGCCTCCAGGCTCGGGAAGTCCTGGCCGATGCCTTCGCCGATCATCTCCAGGTAGTCCGCGCGGGTCAGCTCTCGCTCGACCCATTGGTACGCGCAGCGGCAGCGAATGCTGATCTCGTTGCGGTTGCAGATCACCATCCAGTCGCGTCGGGCGCCGCACTGCGGGCACATGACGGTGATCCCGGTGATACGGATTTCCTCGGGATGCGTGGTGGCGCGCAGACCGATGTTCCCGCCGGAGGGCTGCATCTCCTGCTGGAGCCGCAGCAGCGGGTCATCGTCGGATGCCGTATCCGGCAGAGCAGTTCTCGGGGCCTGAAGGTTCTCGTTGAGCATCCGCATCGTCTCCATGTCTCTGTTCAACCAGCCGTAACAGGCGCGGCTGCCGGTGTCCAGCTTTTTGTTGCGCTGGTCAGCGCCTTGTCCCGCGGGAGCGGGCTGCGCTGGAGTTGGTCTGGAATCTGGTCTCGGACGCCGACGCTTTTCGAGGTCCCGGGTTGCCGCTGGGACGTTCGCGAGTTGATAGGTGTGCGGGACGTGTCGGCGGGGGTCGCTGTCATACGGGGCGGTTCGGGAAGGCGACGCCTTCCCACGCGTCGCGTAGAGAGGGGCAGCGGCGGATGCTAGGCGCCATGCAGGTCTTGGGCGGCTCGTTCCGCGCAGGCGCCCACCTTCACGCTGCATCGGCCGTGGTGTCCGATGCACTTCAAGGGCTTGCTGACCTGCGAACGTCTGCCCCGTGCCGACCACCAGAACATCGGTGGCTAGCTGACCTCACTGGCTCAGTTGGGGGCGTACCAGCCGATTTGGATGATGCGGGGCCGTTGCCGGGGAGTGATGAGCTGGGCCCGCCCGGGTGGCATGGGCTGAGCCTTGGTGGTGCCTATCAGCGGCCCTTCGTCGGGGTCTCCCGACAGGATGATGCCTGTTGCCCCGAGTTCTTTGAGTCGTCGGGTGACCGGGTCGAAGGAGGTGCGGGCTGCGCCGGCGGTGCTGCGGGCGACGATCACGCGGAGACCGATGTCGCGGGCGTAGGGGAGATGTTCGGCAATGGCTTCGAGGGGGTTGCCGGATGGCAGTGCGACGAGGTGGTAGTCGTCGATGATGACGAAGATCTCGGGGCCGTGCCACCAGTTGCGGGCGCGCATCTGCTCGGCGGTTACCTCCGCAGTTGGCATCCGCGCTTGAAGGAGCGGGACGAGGCGCTGGAGACCCTCTTCGAGGGATGCCGAGGCGGGGGCGTAGTGCAGCACGTGGTCCGGGGGGAGTTGGCCGTGTAGTGCGCGTCGGTAGTCACCGACTATCGCCAGGGCTTCATGGGGCTGATGCCGTTCGGCGAGTTGCCGTGCGAGCAGACGAATAAGCGCGGTCTTCCCGGACTCGCTGTCGCCGTAGATGACAAGGAGCGGATCGGTGTCGAAGCTGACGTAGACCGGGGCGAGGGCGGATTCGTCGAAGCCCACGGCGAAGCCCAGATCGGGCGTTTCGCTTGCCTTGGGGAGGGCATCGGCGTGCAGGCGGTCCGGGAGCATGCGCACTGGCGGGCACACGGGGCCGGACCAGCTGGACGCGATGGCCGCGACCAAATCGGCGGAGCTTGGAGCACCATCCGAAGGGTCTTGCACGGCGTCGAGGCCATCGGCATGGGGAAGTGCGGCGACGTAATGCAGTCCGCCACGGGCGAGGCCGTGTCCGGGCCGGGATGCGGGGACGTTTCGGGCGCGTTTGCGGTCATGGTCGGAATCCAGGGGATCGGCCATCCGGAGTTCCAGCCGGGTGCCGAGTTGATCCTTCAAGGCGGGACGAATCTCGTTGTACCGGCCGGCAGCAAGGATGAGGTGGACGCCGAAGGCAAGGCCCCGAGTGGCCATGGCCTCGACGTCGGGGATCAGCTGCTCGTGCTCCCGTTTGAAGGTGCCCCAGCCATCGATCACCAGGAAGACGTCCCCCCAGAGGTGGTCGGGGTAATGTCCCACGGCCCGGCGCCCGCGGTAGGTCCGGATGGAGTCGATGTGGTGGGCCCGGAAGAATTCCTCCCGCTCGTCGAGGATCTCTCGTATCTCGGCGATGGTCCGTCGTACCTTGGCCGCGTCCAGCCGGGTGGCGACTCCCCCGACATGCGGCAGATCGGCGAGGGACGAGAGGCCGCCTCCCTCGAGGTCCAGGCAGTAGAACTGCACTTCGCGGGGGGTGTGGGTCAGAACAACGGTCGTGACGAGGGTGCGGAGGAGGGTGGACTTCCCCGAACGCGGACCGCCGACGACTGCGGCATGGCCCTGCGCACCGGAAAGGTCGAGGCTGAGGATTTCCCGGCGCTGCTCGAAGGGAATGTCGGCGATGCCGATCGGAACGACCAATGACATCTCCCGCCATTCGGCAGGTTGCAGGCCCCGTTCGGACGTGGACGTGAGTGGAGGAAGCAGGTCGCCGAGGGAAGGGGAATCTTCCAGCGGGGGCAGCCAGACCTGCTGTGCCGGTGGCCCCTGGTCCTGGAACCGCTCCACCAGAACATCCAGTACGGAAGGGCCGGTCGAGTCACCGTCTTCCGGGGGTGCCTCTTGGACAGGGACGGCTGAGTCGAGATCGGCGAGGGTGGACTCGGCGGTGAAGAGCATGGGTGAAACGTCGTCCCGATGCCCGGCGACCGTGGTCCGCGGGGCTCGGTACGGGCCGGAGACGTATGCGGCCTTGAATTGCGTCGGGGCTTCTGTCCCGTGGCTCAGGAGGCCGGCCCCGGGGACGTTAGGCAGGTGGTATGCGTCCGCGACACCGAGTGCGATCCGGGACTCTTCTGCAGAAAAGGTCCGCATCACCAGCCGGTAGGAAAGGTAGGTGTCCAGGCCCCGCATGCGTCCTTCGTCCACCCGTTGTGAGGCGAGCAGAAGATGCACACCGAGCGAGCGTCCGATGCGTCCGATCTGCAGGAACATGTCGATGAATTCGGGTCTGGCCGTGAGCAGTTCGCTGAACTCATCCAGGATGATCAGCAGGGTGGGTAGCGGCTGAAGTGGTGCGCCTGCTGTCCGGGCCCTCTCATAGGCGCCGATATTGGCGAAGTTTCCACTGGAGCGCAGCAGTTCCTGACGGCGGAGAAGTTCGCCGGCGAGAGCGTCCTGCATGCGGTCGACGAGGGTGAGGTCCTCGGCGAGGTTGCTGATGAACGCGGCCACGTGTGGCAGATCGGCCAGGCCGGCGAAGGCCGCTCCGCCCTTGAAGTCGGCCAGGATGAAATTCAGCGTCTCGGAGCTGTGGGTGGTAGCGAGCCCGAGGACGAGCGTGCGCAACAGCTCGGACTTGCCGGATCCCGTGGCGCCGACGCACAGACCGTGCGGGCCCATTCCGCCTTGGGACGCTTCCTTGAGGTCGAGGACAACGGGTTTGCCCTCTGCGTCGACTCCGATCGGTACGCGCAAGCGGTCGTGCGAGGCTGGCTGCGCCGAGGGTGGATCGAAGGTTGTCGGGTCGTCGATACCCATCAGGTCGGTGAAACCGAGACTGCCCAACAGCGGGTCTTCGTCCTCGTCGTCGCTGGTCCGCAATGGGGAGAGGGCGCGCGCGACGGCCGTGGCCTCTACTGCGGTCAGGGCATCCGGAAGTCCGGTGTAGACGGCGCCGGAGTTGGAGACCAGGCTGAGGGCATTCGGTTGGACAGCCAGACCCGGTCGACGATCCCGCCCTTGGGGCCCGCCTCCGCGCATACGGCGCTGCTGCTCGGAGCCGATGCTCGACTCGAGCTCGATGACGGTCACGCCCAGGAATCCGTCCCGGTCGAATGGCCAGAGAAGCGTCGTCGCGGGATCGGGATCCAGAATGATCACTACGTGCGGTCGATCGAGCAGAGGCTGGGCGTCCGGTTCCCAGGAGGGGCGCCTGGCGAGATCCTCAGGGAGCCCCTCTTCGAGGGCGCCGAGCGAGGAATAGATCAGCAGTCGGGAACCGCCCCGGCTGCCGGCGCTTCCGTGCGCGGCTGGGCGCGCGTGCGGCAGCCACTTGATCCAGTCCCACTCCGGGGCTGCCCCCGGAGCCGTGACGACCGCGATCCACAAGTCGTCCGGCGAGTGCAGCGCCGCCAGCTGACAGACCACCGCCCGAGCGGTCCCCTGGACGGCGTCGGCATCGCCCCGGATCGTCAGCCGCGGGAACGCCCGCAAAGACAGCGCCAGGGGAAGCCCTTCGAGGTACTGGTACGCATCGACGAAGTGCCGCAGAGCATGCGCGGAGAGCGGCTCCCACTCCTCTGCGGGCTCCGCCTGCGGCACCACGAGGCGAGTCGCCAGGGTCTGCGGCCCCAGCCCGACGCGTACTTGGGCGAAATCGTCGTCGCCGGGACGCCGCTCCCACAGACGCTTGCGTTCCGCGATTACCGCCCAGAGCTGTCCCGGTTCGGGGAATGTGCGGCATTCGGCCAAGCGCTGCGAACGTGCCGTACCTCGCACCTCCTCACGGGTACGCGCCAGGTACTTCAGGTAGTCCTGACGCGCGTGATGCATGCCTGCTGCCGGAGCACGTCGAGAACGCACAATCTGTGCCAAGCCCATCGCCACAGCGGAGATGACTGTGATGGCTCCCATGACCTTCATCAACGGCGGCGAACCGGGCCAGAAGAAATAGGCCGCGCTGCCGCCCATCCCCATCATGGGCAGCAGCATCAGAAGAACAGACTCGGCCTTACGCTCGGGCAGCGTGGGCGGCGCCTTGAGCTGCAGCTCTCCCTTGGGGTACTCAGGAGGTGTTGCGCGCGCCGGGCGCTTGATGGTGACAGTTGCCAACAGGTATCCGTCTACTGCCGAACATCAGGGCCAGGCGGCTGCTGACCGAACGGTGGAGGGAGCGGCGGGAGCGGAGGCGGTGGAACGGCCCGACGCCGACGCTTGACGACGACCACTGTCACCACAGCCAGCAGCCCGAGCACCGCTACGCCGACAAGGCCCCAGACGACAAATGTCATCTGCCCCTTGCGAGAAGGCGCGTCCGGTTCGGCGGACCCAGGAGGCTCAGGTGCTGCGGACGGGGAAGCCGACGGTGCGGAAAACGGGCCGTTCTTCGAGCCGGGCGGGATGTCCTCGGTCAGGGCACCGTACGGGCGGATCACGCCGTAGCCGTAATGCTTGTCGGGAAGCTTCGCCCCCTTCACCGACGCCGACAGCTTCGCCGTCTTCACCAGACGGTTGGCGATCTGTCCCGCGGTGAGGTCTGGGAACTTCGCACGGAGGAGTGCAGCGGTGGCTGATACGAAGGCGCTGGCGCCGGATGTACCATCACCGACCTGGTACTCGTGGTCCAGGCCCGCGTTGTACGTGCCCACTCCAGGCGCCGAAAGCAAGGTGTGTGACCCATAGTTGGACATGTGCCAGATCTTGTCTGACGAATCGACGGCGCCCACCGAAATCACTCCGGGATAATTCGCGGGGAAGTTAGGCGTTCCCGCGCCGTCGTTCCCCGCTGCGGCGACCATTACGACATCTTTCTGCCGTGCGTAGCGGACAGCGTCCTCCAGCGCCGGGTCATCAGGGGAACCCAAGGACAGGTTGATCACTGACGCCCCGTGGTCCGCTGCATAGCGAATCGCCTGCGCCACTGGGCCGCCCCGGCCGACTTTGCCGACCTGCATGTTGTTGTCTGTGTTGGCACGCAGGGGCAAGATCTTTGCCGCAGGAGCCAGCCCCTTGATGCCTGCCCTACCTCCAGGACCATGGCCATGGCCGGCAATCAGAGAGGCCATTCCGGTGCCGTGAGAACTTTCCGTCTCACGGTCGGCGCGGCCGTGGTCCATGATGAAATTCTTGCCGGAGAGGACATTGCCTTTGAGGTCCGGGTGGGTTCCGTCGACGCCAGTGTCGACGACCGCGACAGTCACCCCCCGGCCCGTGGACACCTTGGCCATCGCCTCCGCATCAAGCGACGACAAGGCCCACTGATGATCGCGAATGGAATCCGCCGCAGCCGGAACTCCCGCCGGCACGATGCTGACTGCGCACAGCAGCACCGCCCCGCCTGCCGCTCTCATCCACCGCTTGAACATCACGCCCTGCCGCTTCCTTCCGAACCATCCGGCTCTGCCTCACGGTTACGCTTTTCCGCGACATCAGCCTCGCCGGCCCCCTCAGAGGCTGACACGCCGACAACTCCCGGCACAACGTCACGCTGCGGTGCCCAAGTCTCCTCGTCCTCGATCAAGTAATCGGGACGCGAAGACCGCCGTCGCTCCCTGTCGCCCCGCTCAGACCGTCCAACGGGCGGCACACCCATCGGGCCCCGAGCACGAGATGCACCCTCAGGACCGCCCTGCAGAGCACCCCCACGACTGCGATGCAGGCCAGAGCCACCCTGAGCGCCACGCCCTGGCAGTCCAGGTTTGGTCGGCTCTCCAACAACACCACCAGGGCGTCGCGCCAGCCCTCCCGGACGCCCACGGGTGCCGGATTTCCCGGAGCCTCCCGGGCCGACGCCACCACCGATCGGCGGACGCCCTGCCTGGCCCTGCTGTCCGGGGGCACCCGGTGCACCAGGCCCCTTCGAACCCACGCGACCGCCGGGAGTCGTGCCCTTAACACCAGGCGTGGTGGAGCGAGGAATTCTGCCACCTCCACTCGGCCCACGCCCGCCGACCACCGGCCCAACGCCAGGAGGTATCCCCGGCCCGCCGGGCCCGGGACCGGGACTGCCGGGAGCACCGCCGACCACAGGTCCAGCTGGACCTGTGGCGGGAGGGGTCGCGGGATTGGCCACACCACCCCGAACGCCGTCCAACGCGGTACCAGCACGGGGCTCTTTCGGCATCGGCTGATGTGTCCCACCGTGGGAGGTACCTTGGCCAGCGCCGTCCGCATTCGTCGCGTGCGGTGAGCTCAGGCCTCCATGCGCCGCGGCTCCGCCTGCCGCATTGCGACCTCCTGTGGATGAACTCGGGCTGACCTGCCGCGGTCCCGCCACACTCCTAGAGCTCCCAGCCGGCACGGTCGGCACCGGCACAATCGTGACCGGTGAGGAGACGGGCTTGTTCTTCTCCCAAGAGGGCAAGTCCCCCAGCTGACTCGCCTTGGTGTCGTACGAGGCCCCGAGCTTCTCCATGTGGGCAGCTGCCTGCAAGGCGATCTCCCGACCACGCGACAGTGAGTCGGCATGCTTCGCCCGCGCCTCATCAGCGCTCATTCCCTTGGAAATATCGCGATTCAGACCGCTGTCGTCACGGCCGCCGCCGAACCAGTTGTCCCCAACCTTATCCACGCCATCCCCGATAGCCGAGAACGTTGCCGTGACGATGTTTCCGCCTTTTTTCTCGCTCTCGGTGTCCTGCAGCTGGGTGACTGCCCGCTTGGCCTCTCGCACATCGATTGCCGCGGCCTTCAAGATGTGTGACGTATT is a genomic window of Streptomyces sp. Edi2 containing:
- a CDS encoding SDR family NAD(P)-dependent oxidoreductase; translated protein: MSFASQSRPWDVHRLPSAEGRNFLVTGGNAGIGYFVAEQLAATGALVVLGSRDAAKADAAMASIRSRVSGAHLRHLPLDLADLSSLKTAVDRLDLDHLDAVVHNAGVALDDPPRRETADGHELMFGTNHLGHFALTQQLAPLLSAAPAGRIVTVGSFAARSERLDLGDLQSTQDYRPKRTYGRSKLAQMCFGFELDRRLRDVGSTVLSVVAHPGGALDSLTPSRPPVRLTTPVERLRALPAGLLVQGKDAGAWPVVRAVLDPGVEGGQLWGPRIFGLRGTPRREPVPSHMADPAVAARLWSASSELTGTDPHLGFR
- a CDS encoding IS3 family transposase, which codes for MTVHPFIEAEKQSGHNVKRACELLRVSRTAFYARRTGTPGPRAARDAELTEQITQVHEHSRGTYGSPRIHAALKREGSRCGRRRVARLMRAAGLQGRHRRRRHPTTIPDPRAAVRPDLVVRDFRPDAAALDARWCGDITYIPTEEGWLYLATVIDIASRRVVGWATADHLRTDLVADALKAACRQRRPTRPVIFHSDRGCQYTSQQFASLADQFGIRLSVGRTGQCWDNALAESFFATIKRELLGTAAWPSRAAARTAIFDFIEGWYNLHRLHSSLGYRSPAEYETALAA
- the eccCa gene encoding type VII secretion protein EccCa, which encodes MATVTIKRPARATPPEYPKGELQLKAPPTLPERKAESVLLMLLPMMGMGGSAAYFFWPGSPPLMKVMGAITVISAVAMGLAQIVRSRRAPAAGMHHARQDYLKYLARTREEVRGTARSQRLAECRTFPEPGQLWAVIAERKRLWERRPGDDDFAQVRVGLGPQTLATRLVVPQAEPAEEWEPLSAHALRHFVDAYQYLEGLPLALSLRAFPRLTIRGDADAVQGTARAVVCQLAALHSPDDLWIAVVTAPGAAPEWDWIKWLPHARPAAHGSAGSRGGSRLLIYSSLGALEEGLPEDLARRPSWEPDAQPLLDRPHVVIILDPDPATTLLWPFDRDGFLGVTVIELESSIGSEQQRRMRGGGPQGRDRRPGLAVQPNALSLVSNSGAVYTGLPDALTAVEATAVARALSPLRTSDDEDEDPLLGSLGFTDLMGIDDPTTFDPPSAQPASHDRLRVPIGVDAEGKPVVLDLKEASQGGMGPHGLCVGATGSGKSELLRTLVLGLATTHSSETLNFILADFKGGAAFAGLADLPHVAAFISNLAEDLTLVDRMQDALAGELLRRQELLRSSGNFANIGAYERARTAGAPLQPLPTLLIILDEFSELLTARPEFIDMFLQIGRIGRSLGVHLLLASQRVDEGRMRGLDTYLSYRLVMRTFSAEESRIALGVADAYHLPNVPGAGLLSHGTEAPTQFKAAYVSGPYRAPRTTVAGHRDDVSPMLFTAESTLADLDSAVPVQEAPPEDGDSTGPSVLDVLVERFQDQGPPAQQVWLPPLEDSPSLGDLLPPLTSTSERGLQPAEWREMSLVVPIGIADIPFEQRREILSLDLSGAQGHAAVVGGPRSGKSTLLRTLVTTVVLTHTPREVQFYCLDLEGGGLSSLADLPHVGGVATRLDAAKVRRTIAEIREILDEREEFFRAHHIDSIRTYRGRRAVGHYPDHLWGDVFLVIDGWGTFKREHEQLIPDVEAMATRGLAFGVHLILAAGRYNEIRPALKDQLGTRLELRMADPLDSDHDRKRARNVPASRPGHGLARGGLHYVAALPHADGLDAVQDPSDGAPSSADLVAAIASSWSGPVCPPVRMLPDRLHADALPKASETPDLGFAVGFDESALAPVYVSFDTDPLLVIYGDSESGKTALIRLLARQLAERHQPHEALAIVGDYRRALHGQLPPDHVLHYAPASASLEEGLQRLVPLLQARMPTAEVTAEQMRARNWWHGPEIFVIIDDYHLVALPSGNPLEAIAEHLPYARDIGLRVIVARSTAGAARTSFDPVTRRLKELGATGIILSGDPDEGPLIGTTKAQPMPPGRAQLITPRQRPRIIQIGWYAPN
- the mycP gene encoding type VII secretion-associated serine protease mycosin; the encoded protein is MFKRWMRAAGGAVLLCAVSIVPAGVPAAADSIRDHQWALSSLDAEAMAKVSTGRGVTVAVVDTGVDGTHPDLKGNVLSGKNFIMDHGRADRETESSHGTGMASLIAGHGHGPGGRAGIKGLAPAAKILPLRANTDNNMQVGKVGRGGPVAQAIRYAADHGASVINLSLGSPDDPALEDAVRYARQKDVVMVAAAGNDGAGTPNFPANYPGVISVGAVDSSDKIWHMSNYGSHTLLSAPGVGTYNAGLDHEYQVGDGTSGASAFVSATAALLRAKFPDLTAGQIANRLVKTAKLSASVKGAKLPDKHYGYGVIRPYGALTEDIPPGSKNGPFSAPSASPSAAPEPPGSAEPDAPSRKGQMTFVVWGLVGVAVLGLLAVVTVVVVKRRRRAVPPPPLPPLPPPFGQQPPGPDVRQ